The Alphaproteobacteria bacterium genome contains a region encoding:
- a CDS encoding 3-deoxy-manno-octulosonate cytidylyltransferase, which yields MTSDILILIPARMASTRLPGKPLADIGGVPMIVRVMQRAEEAAVGPVMIATDSSEITDAVTAAGGRAVMTRSDHTTGSDRIFEALGKADPEGRAKIVVNVQGDFPMLTGADIRLALGPLADPAVDIATLVLEITEEAERTDPNAVKAICSAVSPGRFRALYFTRATAPSGEGPLYHHIGLYAYRRAALERFVALPPSPLERRERLEQLRALEAGMRIDVALTENPIFGVDTAEHLAKARALLAH from the coding sequence ATGACTTCGGACATACTGATCCTGATCCCGGCCCGCATGGCCTCGACGCGGCTGCCGGGTAAGCCGCTCGCCGACATCGGAGGCGTTCCGATGATCGTGCGCGTCATGCAACGGGCCGAGGAAGCAGCCGTCGGACCTGTCATGATCGCGACGGACTCAAGCGAGATTACGGACGCCGTCACGGCGGCCGGCGGACGCGCGGTGATGACGCGCAGCGATCACACGACCGGGTCCGACCGCATCTTCGAGGCGCTCGGCAAGGCCGACCCGGAAGGGCGCGCCAAAATCGTGGTCAATGTGCAGGGCGATTTTCCGATGCTCACGGGCGCCGACATCCGCCTCGCGCTCGGGCCGCTTGCCGACCCCGCTGTCGATATCGCGACCCTGGTGCTGGAAATCACCGAGGAGGCCGAGCGCACCGATCCGAATGCCGTGAAGGCGATCTGCTCAGCCGTGTCGCCCGGCCGTTTCCGCGCGCTCTACTTCACGCGCGCGACCGCACCATCCGGGGAAGGCCCGCTCTATCACCACATCGGGCTCTATGCGTATCGGCGCGCCGCGCTCGAACGCTTCGTCGCGCTACCGCCCTCCCCGCTCGAGCGGCGCGAGCGGCTCGAACAGTTGCGCGCGCTCGAAGCCGGTATGCGTATCGATGTCGCACTGACCGAAAATCCGATCTTCGGGGTCGATACCGCGGAGCACCTCGCGAAGGCGCGGGCGCTGCTGGCGCATTGA
- a CDS encoding 2-dehydro-3-deoxy-6-phosphogalactonate aldolase, translated as MDLRAALAQCPIAAILRGVKPDEIDAVGDALIEAGITVIEVPLNSPQPFESIKRLAARRGAHALIGAGTVLDAADVARVKDAGGRLIVAPNFDADVVRAAKAANLTALPGVMTPSEGFAALKAGAGALKLFPAEIIPPVVFKAWRAVFSADTLLLAVGGVGVDNIGAYRDAGASGYGIGSALYRPGRPAAETGRLAKALVAAAKA; from the coding sequence ATGGACCTGCGCGCCGCACTCGCCCAATGCCCGATCGCTGCCATCCTGCGCGGCGTGAAGCCGGACGAGATCGACGCGGTCGGCGATGCACTGATCGAAGCCGGCATCACCGTCATTGAGGTGCCGCTCAACTCGCCGCAGCCGTTCGAGAGCATCAAACGGCTCGCCGCGCGCCGCGGTGCGCACGCGCTGATCGGCGCCGGCACGGTACTCGACGCCGCAGATGTCGCGCGCGTGAAAGACGCGGGCGGCCGCCTGATCGTGGCGCCGAATTTCGATGCCGATGTGGTCCGCGCCGCCAAGGCCGCGAACCTGACCGCGCTTCCCGGCGTGATGACTCCGTCCGAAGGCTTCGCGGCCCTCAAGGCCGGCGCGGGTGCGCTGAAGCTGTTTCCGGCCGAGATCATCCCGCCTGTCGTGTTCAAGGCCTGGCGCGCGGTGTTCTCCGCCGACACGCTACTGCTCGCGGTCGGCGGTGTCGGCGTCGACAACATCGGCGCGTACCGCGATGCAGGCGCCTCCGGCTATGGGATCGGCTCCGCACTGTACAGACCGGGGCGACCGGCGGCGGAAACCGGCAGGCTCGCCAAGGCCCTGGTTGCCGCCGCAAAGGCTTGA
- a CDS encoding GTP cyclohydrolase II: MTKPNRDTHIRLTSHPARSGPVRFPINWGAATARERGPVVGTVNAGVDRNAIGAHGGSYALYRALAVSSGSLSPINRPDLTNTAPVVEVGPFPQWSEPGRIVSLDPWGHRVAEDFRAEIAEGVDIRPSIAITKARLTISELDEAVAAGRLKVDGTIMKDTGEVAVTKAAVEPVWYLPGIAERFGVAEDALRRTLFEQTGGMYPELVTRPDLSVFLPPIGGITLYIFGDPSAVWDKRRTLACRVHDECNGSDVFGSDICTCRPYLIHGIEECIKEAQNGGGGLIVYNRKEGRALGEVTKFLVYNARKRQEGGDQAATYFERTECVAGVQDARFQQLMPDVLHWLGVTRIDRFVSMSNMKHDALTSSGIEIGERVPIPDELIPDDAKVEMEAKKAAGYFAPKAPTTDELRATVGRKIEEF; the protein is encoded by the coding sequence ATGACGAAACCGAATCGCGACACGCATATCCGCCTCACCTCGCATCCAGCGCGGAGCGGGCCGGTGCGCTTCCCGATCAACTGGGGCGCGGCGACCGCGCGTGAGCGCGGGCCGGTGGTCGGCACCGTGAACGCGGGTGTCGACCGCAACGCGATCGGCGCGCATGGCGGCTCATATGCGCTCTATCGTGCGCTCGCTGTTTCGTCCGGTTCGCTCAGCCCGATCAACCGGCCGGACCTCACCAACACCGCGCCGGTGGTCGAGGTCGGTCCGTTTCCCCAGTGGTCGGAGCCGGGACGCATCGTCTCGCTCGACCCGTGGGGCCATCGCGTCGCGGAGGATTTTCGCGCCGAGATCGCCGAAGGCGTCGATATCCGCCCGAGCATTGCGATCACCAAGGCGCGGCTGACGATTTCCGAGCTTGACGAAGCAGTCGCGGCCGGCCGGCTCAAGGTCGACGGCACGATCATGAAGGATACCGGCGAGGTCGCGGTGACCAAGGCGGCGGTCGAGCCGGTGTGGTACCTGCCCGGCATCGCGGAACGCTTCGGCGTCGCCGAAGACGCGCTGCGCCGCACGCTGTTCGAGCAGACCGGCGGCATGTATCCGGAGCTGGTGACGCGGCCCGACCTCTCCGTGTTCCTGCCGCCGATTGGCGGCATCACGCTCTACATCTTCGGCGATCCGTCGGCCGTGTGGGACAAGCGCCGCACGCTCGCCTGCCGCGTGCACGACGAGTGCAACGGCTCGGATGTGTTCGGCTCCGACATCTGCACCTGCCGGCCGTACCTCATTCACGGCATCGAGGAGTGCATCAAGGAAGCGCAGAACGGCGGCGGCGGTCTCATCGTCTATAATCGCAAGGAAGGCCGCGCACTCGGCGAGGTGACCAAGTTCCTGGTCTACAATGCGCGGAAGCGCCAGGAGGGTGGCGACCAGGCGGCGACCTATTTCGAGCGCACCGAATGCGTCGCCGGCGTGCAGGACGCGCGCTTCCAGCAGCTGATGCCCGACGTGCTGCACTGGCTCGGCGTCACCAGGATCGACCGCTTCGTCTCGATGTCGAACATGAAGCACGATGCGCTCACATCGTCCGGCATCGAGATCGGCGAGCGCGTGCCGATTCCGGATGAGCTCATTCCCGACGACGCCAAGGTCGAGATGGAGGCGAAGAAGGCCGCCGGCTACTTCGCGCCAAAGGCGCCGACGACGGACGAGCTGCGCGCGACGGTCGGGCGCAAGATCGAGGAATTCTGA
- a CDS encoding GNAT family N-acetyltransferase, which produces MIVRRATPADVDAIARVHVQAWCESYTGLVPPEAFEHHSLETRVTQWRATLADPDRSTLVHESSGAVAGFISGGPIKWTGLSTSSEVSSLYLLDAFKRRGIGRMVFGQFMALLAARGFTSCGLWTLTNNVAARRFYEAMGGRAGVTRIDERGGIAFGDIAYIWDDVRHLR; this is translated from the coding sequence TTGATCGTCCGGCGCGCCACACCAGCCGATGTTGACGCCATCGCGCGCGTGCATGTGCAGGCCTGGTGCGAAAGCTATACCGGGCTGGTTCCGCCGGAAGCATTCGAACACCACTCGCTGGAAACGCGCGTCACGCAATGGCGCGCCACGCTCGCCGATCCGGATCGCTCGACACTGGTTCACGAAAGCAGCGGCGCGGTTGCGGGATTCATCTCTGGCGGTCCAATCAAGTGGACCGGGCTTTCGACCAGCAGCGAAGTGTCCTCGCTCTATCTGCTTGACGCGTTCAAGCGCCGCGGCATCGGCCGCATGGTATTCGGCCAGTTCATGGCTCTCCTCGCGGCCCGCGGGTTCACATCCTGCGGGCTGTGGACGTTGACCAACAACGTTGCGGCGCGGCGTTTCTACGAGGCGATGGGCGGCCGCGCCGGCGTTACGCGCATCGATGAACGCGGCGGAATCGCATTCGGGGACATCGCCTACATCTGGGACGATGTGAGACATTTGCGCTAG
- a CDS encoding 2-dehydro-3-deoxygalactonokinase, whose amino-acid sequence MSDAKLIGLDWGTTSCRAYLIGTDGAVLDRQLDGPGILKVEGHFGPWLDSMIGGWVATHGSAPVILSGMIGSRQGWKEAPYAMCPADADDLVKALARIEWGELGIALIPGLSTENDGMPDVMRGEETQIFGALALSGNSDGLFLLPGTHSKWAEVRDGRIASFRTFMSGEVFGALKDHTILGRLMSGNAADADAFARGVREGAALEGAGALLNRVFATRTYGLMDKLPGTALSDYLSGLLIGAEVAEATRHTTSAITVIASPALAQRYSDALRLLGHDSALAPPDCVAAGHWRIAQAAGLI is encoded by the coding sequence ATGAGCGACGCGAAACTCATCGGCCTCGACTGGGGCACCACGTCGTGCCGCGCCTATCTGATCGGCACGGACGGCGCGGTGCTCGACCGCCAACTCGACGGTCCCGGCATCCTGAAAGTCGAAGGACATTTTGGGCCCTGGCTCGACTCCATGATCGGCGGATGGGTCGCGACGCACGGCTCCGCGCCGGTCATCCTCTCGGGGATGATCGGCTCGCGGCAGGGCTGGAAGGAAGCGCCTTACGCGATGTGTCCCGCAGATGCGGACGACCTCGTGAAGGCGCTGGCGCGGATCGAGTGGGGTGAACTTGGCATCGCGTTGATCCCCGGCCTTTCGACCGAGAACGACGGCATGCCAGACGTGATGCGCGGCGAGGAGACGCAGATTTTCGGTGCGCTGGCGCTATCGGGCAACAGCGATGGCCTGTTCCTATTACCCGGCACGCATTCCAAATGGGCCGAGGTGCGTGACGGCCGTATCGCCTCGTTTCGCACCTTCATGTCCGGGGAAGTGTTCGGCGCGTTGAAGGATCACACGATCTTAGGGCGGCTAATGAGCGGCAACGCGGCCGATGCGGACGCCTTTGCTCGCGGCGTGCGCGAGGGCGCGGCACTGGAGGGCGCCGGGGCGCTGCTCAACCGCGTGTTTGCGACACGCACCTACGGCCTGATGGACAAGCTGCCCGGAACCGCGCTCTCGGACTATCTCAGCGGGCTCCTGATCGGCGCGGAAGTCGCGGAAGCAACGCGGCACACAACGAGCGCCATCACGGTCATCGCGAGCCCGGCGCTGGCGCAGCGTTACAGCGATGCGCTACGCCTGCTCGGCCACGACAGTGCACTCGCGCCGCCGGATTGCGTCGCGGCCGGCCACTGGCGCATCGCGCAAGCCGCTGGATTGATCTAG
- the upp gene encoding uracil phosphoribosyltransferase has protein sequence MQNVTVVDHPLVQHKLSLMRDKERSTKGFRQLLNEIGMLLCYEVTRDLPLEEIDIETPLVPMKAKVLEGKKLVLAPILRAGVGFLDGMLSLVPSARVAHIGLYRDPKTLVAVEYYFKAPEDIADRLVLVLDPMLATANSAIAAVDRLKEAGAKNIRIVCLLAAPEGIEKFHGHHPEVHIWTAAIDEKLNEHGYIIPGLGDAGDRMFGTK, from the coding sequence ATGCAAAACGTCACCGTCGTCGATCATCCGCTGGTGCAGCACAAGTTGTCGCTGATGCGCGACAAGGAGCGCTCCACCAAGGGCTTCCGCCAGTTGCTCAACGAAATCGGCATGCTGCTCTGCTACGAGGTGACGCGCGACCTGCCGCTGGAAGAGATCGACATCGAGACGCCGCTGGTGCCGATGAAGGCGAAGGTGCTCGAGGGCAAGAAGCTGGTGCTCGCGCCGATCCTGCGCGCCGGCGTCGGTTTCCTCGACGGGATGCTCAGTCTCGTGCCCTCGGCACGCGTCGCCCACATCGGCCTCTACCGCGATCCGAAGACGCTGGTCGCGGTCGAGTATTACTTCAAGGCGCCGGAGGACATCGCCGACCGCCTCGTGCTGGTGCTCGATCCGATGCTCGCGACCGCGAACTCGGCGATCGCCGCGGTGGACCGGCTCAAGGAGGCGGGTGCGAAAAACATCCGCATCGTATGCCTCCTCGCCGCGCCCGAGGGGATCGAGAAATTTCACGGGCATCATCCCGAGGTGCATATCTGGACCGCCGCGATCGACGAGAAGCTCAACGAGCACGGCTACATCATCCCGGGCCTCGGCGATGCGGGCGACCGGATGTTTGGCACCAAGTGA
- a CDS encoding cytochrome c family protein has protein sequence MDSFEINKILGALLFTCLCLLALNIGAHAVFSPLAPAKPGMEVVVTEHPAGGGAAKPEPDQPIAQLLASANVQKGESSAKKCAACHTFGKGEPNRVGPNLYGVVGRPKGTEGGFAYSDAMKKKGGNWSLDDLNEFLAGPQKYVPGTKMSFAGLPKGSERADVIAYLNSKSDSPQPLPKAADAGGAPKAAEAPAGQKQ, from the coding sequence ATGGACTCATTCGAAATCAACAAGATCCTGGGTGCGTTGCTGTTCACCTGCCTGTGCCTGCTCGCGCTCAACATTGGGGCGCATGCGGTGTTTTCGCCGCTGGCGCCCGCAAAGCCCGGCATGGAGGTCGTGGTAACCGAGCATCCCGCTGGCGGCGGGGCCGCGAAGCCCGAACCCGACCAGCCGATCGCTCAGCTCCTGGCGAGCGCCAACGTCCAGAAGGGCGAGAGCTCCGCCAAAAAATGCGCCGCCTGCCATACCTTCGGCAAAGGCGAGCCCAACCGCGTTGGTCCGAACCTCTATGGCGTGGTCGGCCGCCCCAAGGGCACCGAAGGCGGGTTTGCCTATTCGGATGCCATGAAGAAGAAGGGCGGAAACTGGAGCCTCGACGACCTCAACGAATTCCTTGCCGGCCCGCAGAAGTACGTGCCCGGCACCAAAATGAGCTTTGCCGGCCTGCCGAAGGGTAGCGAGCGCGCCGACGTGATCGCGTACCTGAATTCCAAATCGGACAGCCCGCAGCCGCTGCCCAAGGCGGCAGATGCGGGTGGTGCTCCGAAGGCCGCGGAAGCGCCCGCGGGACAGAAGCAGTAG
- a CDS encoding prephenate dehydratase, which translates to MSKLKVAFQGEPGANSDIAAREVYPGCEPMPCPTFEDALAAVQNGSAGLGMIPIENSIAGRVADIHHLLPHANLHIVGEHFLPIHFNLMAPQGATLKTIKSVESHIHALGQCRRFIRKQGYKAVIAADTAGAARHIAETSDVTRGALAPKLAAKIYGLKVLAENVEDEDHNTTRFVILSKKKQHAKPGNGPVVTTFVFRVRNLPAALYKALGGFATNGVNMTKLESYMIEGNFFATMFYADVEGHPDDQGLIFAMEELKFFSREFKILGVYPAHPFRSSFKEKKD; encoded by the coding sequence ATGAGCAAACTGAAAGTCGCGTTCCAGGGCGAGCCCGGAGCGAATTCCGATATCGCGGCCCGCGAGGTCTATCCCGGCTGCGAGCCGATGCCCTGCCCGACCTTCGAGGATGCGCTGGCGGCGGTGCAGAACGGCAGTGCCGGGCTCGGCATGATCCCGATCGAGAATTCGATCGCCGGGCGCGTCGCCGACATCCATCATTTGCTGCCGCATGCGAACCTGCACATCGTCGGCGAGCACTTCCTGCCGATCCATTTCAACCTGATGGCGCCTCAGGGTGCGACGCTGAAGACGATCAAGTCGGTCGAGAGCCATATCCATGCGCTCGGCCAGTGCCGCCGCTTCATCCGCAAGCAGGGCTACAAAGCGGTGATCGCCGCCGACACGGCGGGTGCCGCGCGCCATATCGCGGAAACGAGCGACGTCACGCGCGGCGCGCTCGCGCCAAAGCTCGCAGCAAAGATCTACGGCCTCAAAGTGCTCGCCGAGAACGTCGAGGACGAGGATCACAACACCACGCGCTTCGTGATCCTCTCGAAGAAGAAGCAGCACGCCAAGCCGGGCAATGGCCCGGTGGTGACGACCTTCGTGTTCCGCGTGCGCAACCTGCCGGCCGCGCTCTACAAGGCGCTCGGCGGCTTCGCCACCAACGGCGTGAACATGACCAAGCTCGAAAGCTACATGATCGAGGGCAACTTCTTCGCGACCATGTTCTACGCCGATGTCGAGGGGCATCCGGACGATCAGGGGCTCATCTTTGCGATGGAGGAGCTGAAATTCTTCTCGCGCGAGTTCAAGATTCTGGGCGTCTACCCGGCGCACCCGTTCCGCTCCTCCTTCAAGGAAAAAAAGGATTGA
- a CDS encoding phosphomannomutase/phosphoglucomutase, with product MLPKPKPSLTPNTYAYESEPMVKPTGFREYDARWLFGKEINLMGVQALGLGLGTLIHELGVKPDLVTGHDFRGYSASIKMALITGLMTAGVRVRDIGLAVTPMAYFAQFDLDVPCVAMVTASHNDNGWTGVKMGANRPLTFGPDEMTRLKEIVLGGAGKARAGGTYDFVENFPARYIADLTSRPKIKRKLKVVCACGNGTAGAFAPRVLEAVGCEVIPLDCELDHTFPNYNPNTEDMKMLHAMRDAVLKHKADVALGFDGDGDRCGVVDNEGDEIFADKVGVMLARDISANVPNAKFVTDVKSTGLFMTDPVLKRNGAVTDYWKTGHSYMKRRVNEIGAVAGFEKSGHFFFNKPMGRGYDDGLIFALAVCDMLDRNPGKTMADLKDALPKTWGSPTMSPHCDDEKKYGVVDAVVKHFETAKQKGDKVIGQPIRDLVTVNGVRVTVEDGTWGLVRASSNKPELVVVVESPASEANMRAMFKAVDAVLRTHPEVGEYNQTI from the coding sequence GTGCTTCCCAAGCCCAAGCCTTCGCTGACCCCCAACACCTACGCCTACGAATCCGAGCCGATGGTGAAGCCGACCGGCTTCCGCGAATACGACGCGCGATGGCTGTTCGGCAAGGAAATCAACCTGATGGGCGTGCAGGCGCTGGGCCTCGGCCTCGGTACGCTGATCCATGAGCTTGGCGTGAAGCCGGATTTGGTCACCGGTCACGATTTCCGCGGCTATTCGGCCTCGATCAAGATGGCGCTGATCACCGGGCTGATGACGGCCGGCGTGCGCGTGCGGGACATCGGGCTTGCGGTCACGCCGATGGCCTATTTCGCGCAATTCGATCTCGACGTGCCGTGTGTCGCGATGGTGACGGCCTCGCACAACGACAACGGCTGGACCGGCGTGAAGATGGGCGCGAACCGTCCGCTCACTTTCGGGCCCGACGAGATGACGCGGCTGAAGGAGATCGTGCTCGGCGGCGCCGGCAAGGCGCGCGCCGGCGGCACTTATGACTTCGTCGAGAATTTCCCCGCGCGCTATATCGCGGACCTCACCAGCCGCCCGAAGATCAAGCGCAAGCTGAAGGTCGTGTGCGCCTGCGGCAACGGCACGGCCGGCGCGTTCGCGCCGCGCGTGCTGGAGGCGGTCGGCTGCGAGGTGATCCCGCTCGACTGCGAGCTCGACCATACGTTTCCGAACTACAATCCCAACACCGAAGACATGAAGATGCTGCACGCGATGCGCGATGCGGTGTTGAAGCACAAGGCCGACGTCGCACTCGGCTTCGACGGGGACGGCGACCGTTGCGGTGTGGTCGACAATGAGGGCGACGAGATCTTCGCCGACAAGGTCGGCGTGATGCTGGCGCGCGACATTTCGGCCAACGTGCCGAACGCGAAGTTCGTCACCGACGTGAAATCGACCGGCCTGTTCATGACCGATCCGGTGCTGAAGCGGAACGGCGCCGTGACCGACTACTGGAAGACCGGCCACTCCTACATGAAGCGGCGCGTCAACGAGATTGGCGCGGTCGCGGGCTTCGAGAAGTCCGGCCACTTCTTCTTCAACAAGCCGATGGGCCGCGGCTACGACGACGGGCTGATCTTTGCGCTCGCGGTCTGCGACATGCTCGACCGCAATCCCGGAAAGACGATGGCCGACCTTAAAGATGCGCTGCCCAAGACCTGGGGCTCGCCGACCATGTCGCCGCATTGCGACGACGAGAAGAAGTACGGCGTCGTCGATGCGGTGGTGAAGCACTTCGAGACCGCAAAGCAGAAGGGCGACAAGGTGATCGGCCAGCCCATCCGCGATCTCGTCACGGTCAACGGCGTGCGGGTCACCGTCGAGGACGGCACCTGGGGGCTGGTGCGCGCCTCGTCGAACAAGCCGGAGCTGGTCGTCGTGGTCGAAAGCCCGGCCTCCGAGGCGAACATGCGGGCGATGTTCAAGGCGGTCGACGCCGTGCTGCGCACGCATCCGGAAGTCGGCGAATACAATCAGACGATCTAA
- a CDS encoding TIGR02281 family clan AA aspartic protease, which yields MRQILFFAIAALVLAGVMPRVMGSVGNRPEAETQQPARRAEPAPQQRQSANYRTVTVQGDRLGHFQVEGSVDGRRLDFMVDTGASMVALRERDAAKLGIFPAPRDYTGRTSTANGVIKVAPVRLPSLEVNGIRVYDVQAAVLPDEALGVNLLGMSFLSRVRRFEMANGRLVMEQ from the coding sequence ATGCGGCAGATTCTCTTTTTCGCCATTGCGGCGCTCGTGCTCGCCGGCGTCATGCCGCGCGTCATGGGCAGCGTCGGCAATCGTCCCGAGGCCGAGACGCAACAGCCCGCGAGGCGCGCAGAACCCGCGCCGCAACAGCGGCAGTCCGCCAACTATCGCACCGTGACGGTGCAGGGCGATCGCCTTGGCCACTTCCAGGTCGAAGGATCGGTCGATGGACGCCGCCTCGACTTCATGGTCGACACCGGTGCATCTATGGTTGCGCTGCGCGAGCGCGACGCGGCGAAGCTCGGTATCTTCCCGGCGCCGCGCGATTACACCGGCCGCACCAGCACGGCGAACGGCGTCATCAAGGTCGCGCCGGTGCGCCTGCCGTCGCTCGAGGTGAACGGCATCCGAGTCTACGACGTGCAGGCGGCGGTGCTGCCCGACGAGGCGCTCGGCGTGAACCTGCTCGGCATGTCGTTCCTCTCGCGCGTGCGGCGCTTCGAGATGGCCAATGGCCGTCTCGTGATGGAACAGTAG
- a CDS encoding URC4/urg3 family protein — protein MSDADAARALLSASAVRERAHEMLTAGLRGELEHFTIDMDSLGPAAQVVSELVRVSYADLNVPFHARWRHFVIGARDLWAERGAQAGWANPAAKARAEFDLAIVSVLLDAGAGAGWKYLDVATEQVVTRSEGLAVASLRMFEAGAFSSDSTDPLRADAERLMRLSHEEIAGGMQSMVGNRLVGVEGRADLLASLGRAAAAKPKVFAREDRARPGGLYDYLASLAENGRLPAPRILEALLEHMGPIWPSRLTLGGVPLGDTWRHAAIKRDDATNGLVPIHKLSQWLAYSLIEPLQWVGITVTDIDGLTGLAEYRNGGLFVDAGVLRLRNPEAAIHPNPVGSTLVVEWRALTVALLDQIAALIRERKGLTIDEFPLACVLEGGTWAAGRRLAREKRADGSPPIAVESDGTVF, from the coding sequence GTGAGCGATGCGGACGCCGCGCGCGCGTTGCTGTCGGCTTCAGCCGTGCGCGAGCGCGCGCACGAGATGCTCACCGCGGGCCTGCGCGGCGAGCTCGAGCATTTCACCATCGACATGGACAGCCTCGGCCCCGCGGCGCAGGTCGTCTCCGAACTGGTCCGCGTCAGCTATGCCGATCTGAATGTGCCATTTCACGCGCGCTGGCGGCATTTCGTCATCGGCGCGCGCGACCTGTGGGCCGAGCGCGGTGCGCAGGCCGGTTGGGCGAACCCGGCCGCCAAGGCACGTGCCGAATTCGATCTCGCGATCGTCTCGGTGCTGCTCGATGCCGGTGCGGGGGCGGGGTGGAAGTATCTGGATGTCGCGACCGAGCAGGTCGTGACTCGCTCCGAGGGTCTTGCCGTTGCAAGCCTGCGCATGTTCGAGGCGGGGGCTTTCTCATCGGATTCTACCGATCCGCTGCGAGCGGACGCCGAGCGGCTGATGCGATTGAGTCACGAGGAGATCGCCGGCGGGATGCAAAGCATGGTCGGCAATCGGCTTGTCGGCGTGGAAGGCCGTGCCGACTTGCTGGCGAGCCTTGGCAGGGCGGCTGCTGCGAAGCCGAAAGTCTTTGCGCGCGAGGACCGCGCCCGGCCAGGCGGTCTCTATGATTATCTCGCTTCGCTTGCCGAGAATGGCCGTCTGCCCGCACCGCGCATCCTCGAAGCCTTGCTTGAACATATGGGGCCCATCTGGCCGAGCCGGCTCACGCTTGGCGGTGTGCCGCTCGGCGACACCTGGCGCCACGCGGCGATCAAACGCGACGATGCCACCAACGGTCTCGTGCCGATCCACAAGCTCTCGCAGTGGCTCGCCTATTCGCTGATCGAACCGCTGCAATGGGTCGGTATCACGGTGACCGACATCGATGGCCTCACGGGCCTCGCCGAATACCGCAACGGCGGCTTGTTCGTGGACGCGGGCGTGCTGCGCCTGCGTAATCCGGAAGCCGCGATCCATCCCAATCCGGTCGGCTCCACGCTGGTGGTCGAGTGGCGCGCGCTCACCGTCGCGCTGCTCGACCAGATCGCGGCGCTGATCCGCGAGCGCAAGGGGCTCACCATCGATGAATTCCCGCTCGCCTGCGTGCTCGAAGGCGGCACCTGGGCGGCTGGCCGCAGGCTCGCGCGCGAGAAGCGCGCCGACGGGTCGCCGCCGATTGCAGTCGAGAGCGACGGGACGGTATTTTGA